The Panicum hallii strain FIL2 chromosome 9, PHallii_v3.1, whole genome shotgun sequence genome has a window encoding:
- the LOC112872650 gene encoding uncharacterized protein LOC112872650, which translates to MGDAYAKRVLLTAAGDAISRGIASNLAKHGCRLVLVGDDGALAATAEEVRHCVDGGVAVVGLDFEDCDEAAVDAAVDRAWRCFGGLDAFVNCYTYEGEVQDCLSISEDEYNKTMKVNVITPWFLMKAIAKRFEDTKYGGSVVFLTQIIGAERGLYPGAAAYGTSLGAIHQLVRLSALELGKHKIRVNAACRGLHVQDQFPISVGKEKVEKATAEVMPLGRWLDPEKDLASTVLYLVGDESRYMTGTTIYVDGAQSIMRPRMRSYM; encoded by the exons ATGGGGGACGCCTACGCGAAGCGGGTGCTGctcaccgccgccggcgacgccaTCTCCAGGGGGATCGCCTCTAACCTCGCCAAGCACGGCTGCAG GTTGGTTTTGGTGGGCGACGATGGCGCGTTGGCCGCGACGGCCGAGGAGGTGCGGCACTGCGTGGACGGAGGCGTCGCGGTGGTGGGGCTGGACTTCGAGGACTGCGACGAGGCGGCCGTCGACGCGGCGGTGGATCGGGCGTGGCGCTGCTTCGGCGGACTGGACGCCTTCGTCAACTGCTACACCTACGAGG GCGAGGTGCAAGATTGTCTCAGCATAAGTGAAGATGAGTACAATAAGACCATGAAAGTAAATGTGATAACGCCTTGGTTTCTAATGAAGGCGATTGCAAAGCGGTTCGAGGATACAAAATATGGTGGCTCTGTTGTGTTCTTGACTCAGATTATTGGTGCTGAGAGAGGATTATATCCAGGCGCTGCAGCTTATGGCACAAGCTTAGGGGCCATTCACCAATTGGTCCGA CTTTCTGCACTGGAGCTTGGCAAGCACAAGATAAGAGTGAATGCAGCCTGTCGCGGTCTGCACGTGCAGGACCAGTTCCCCATCTCTGTGGGGAAGGAGAAGGTTGAGAAGGCAACCGCAGAGGTGATGCCGCTGGGGAGATGGCTGGATCCGGAGAAGGACCTGGCATCCACGGTGCTGTACCTGGTCGGGGATGAATCCCGCTACATGACAGGCACAACCATATACGTCGATGGAGCACAGTCCATCATGCGGCCGCGCATGCGCTCCTACATGTAG